One genomic segment of Fusobacterium mortiferum ATCC 9817 includes these proteins:
- a CDS encoding sugar phosphate isomerase/epimerase family protein, whose protein sequence is MLKLGLETESLHLWLQHKRMDIFGFIEKAHELGLDGVQINVIKDYGLDEKWGALESASDEHLNKIKELLRKYGMYIELDMRNLDYDRLVEVLEVANKLGAEVVRSYIPIKPAKNIETSSGAEGAYDFAKVRCDFDENSYVEGIEKVRKIIPLLEKYRIKLALENHEYETSEELVRVIKEINSQWVGLLYDFGNSMMAWEEPVKAAENMAPYTYSTHFKDHIIIEEPNDKYGYVVCGVPAGTGNIDLKTCFNIMMKKSSLTRINVESCYPYCAQFKRSPGAGGVFKVGEGAFQVEKHLYNYDIIKPSQYYYPHEISQDMLEKLLDDQMKGLEVTVKYLKKLRDEYMKENL, encoded by the coding sequence ATGTTAAAGTTAGGTTTAGAAACAGAAAGTTTACATCTATGGTTACAACATAAGAGAATGGATATATTTGGATTTATAGAAAAAGCTCATGAATTAGGATTAGATGGAGTACAGATCAATGTAATAAAAGATTATGGATTAGATGAAAAATGGGGAGCATTAGAGAGTGCTTCAGATGAACATCTAAATAAAATAAAAGAGTTATTAAGAAAATATGGGATGTATATAGAATTAGATATGAGAAATCTTGATTATGATAGATTAGTTGAAGTTTTAGAGGTAGCTAATAAATTAGGAGCTGAAGTAGTTAGGTCATACATTCCAATAAAACCAGCAAAAAATATTGAAACTTCATCTGGAGCAGAGGGAGCTTACGATTTTGCAAAAGTTCGTTGTGATTTTGATGAAAACTCTTATGTTGAAGGGATAGAAAAGGTAAGAAAAATAATACCTCTTCTTGAAAAATATAGAATAAAATTGGCATTAGAAAATCATGAATATGAAACTTCAGAGGAATTAGTAAGAGTAATAAAAGAAATAAACTCCCAATGGGTAGGGTTACTTTATGATTTTGGAAACTCAATGATGGCTTGGGAAGAACCTGTAAAAGCTGCAGAAAATATGGCACCTTATACTTATTCTACTCATTTTAAAGATCATATTATAATAGAGGAACCTAATGATAAATATGGTTATGTAGTATGTGGAGTACCAGCAGGAACAGGAAATATAGATTTAAAAACTTGTTTTAATATTATGATGAAAAAATCAAGTTTGACAAGAATAAATGTAGAATCTTGTTATCCATATTGTGCTCAATTTAAGAGAAGTCCAGGAGCTGGAGGAGTCTTTAAGGTGGGAGAAGGAGCTTTTCAAGTAGAAAAACATCTATATAATTATGATATAATAAAACCATCTCAATACTATTATCCTCATGAGATATCACAGGATATGTTGGAAAAGTTATTAGATGATCAGATGAAAGGCTTAGAAGTAACAGTAAAATATTTAAAAAAATTAAGAGATGAATATATGAAAGAAAATTTATAA